The proteins below are encoded in one region of Homo sapiens chromosome 8, GRCh38.p14 Primary Assembly:
- the PRR23D1 gene encoding proline-rich protein 23D1, with amino-acid sequence MYGYRRLRSPRDSQTEPQNDNEGETSLATTQMNPPKRRQVEQGPSTGAKKPSISGAPHLNSYQSLELPQNQQDSGTEELMIVLEQGTEVRLSLEEVILILAPETVLQLTLENTVLVIVPEHVLRSEDGLQSPVQIQYIIPSVDDFSLEFHAQDGDISDMRRENVPFSPAEEGKAAPLYQQPLMIPQANHMAGISPSFLVTPLCIPRCRAAFPQCYPLPPTPSPVGRPRPADSSFSLHGMELLCTSSLRPMPPSPSPGPQVYHRVHHRPPSRARRCLFRK; translated from the exons ATGTATGGTTACCGGCGCTTAAGAAGCCCCAGAGATTCCCAGACAGAACCGCAGAATGACAATGAAGGAGAGACCAG TTTGGCTACCACACAAATGAATCCACCCAAACGTCGCCAAGTGGAGCAGGGTCCCAGTACAG GTGCAAAAAAACCCTCAATTTCAGGAGCTCCACACCTGAATTCATACCAGTCCCTGGAACTTCCCCAG AATCAGCAGGATTCTGGCACTGAGGAGCTCATGATAGTCCTGGAACAAGGGACAGAAGTGAGGTTGAGCCTGGAAGAGGTCATCCTCATCTTGGCCCCAGAGACAGTGCTGCAGCTGACCCTGGAGAACACAGTCCTTGTGATTGTCCCTGAGCATGTCCTGAGGTCAGAAGATGGCCTGCAGTCCCCTGTGCAGATCCAGTACATCATACCTTCCGTTGATGACTTCAGCTTGGAGTTCCATGCTCAAGATGGAGACATCTCAGACATGAGAAGAGAGAATGTGCCTTTTTCACCTGCAGAAGAAGGGAAGGCAGCACCCCTGTATCAGCAGCCCTTGATGATACCCCAAGCAAACCACATGGCTGGGATCAGCCCTTCTTTCCTAGTAACCCCATTGTGCATTCCACGCTGTCGGGCAGCCTTCCCCCAATGCTACCCTCTACCACCCACACCTAGTCCTGTGGGACGCCCTAGACCAGCCGACTCCAGTTTCAGCCTGCATGGTATGGAGCTCTTGTgcacctcctccctcagacctaTGCCCCCTTCACCAAGTCCTGGTCCCCAGGTCTATCACAgggttcaccataggcctcccaGCAGGGCACGGAGATGTCTCTTTAGGAAGTGA